The following proteins are co-located in the Pontiella desulfatans genome:
- a CDS encoding two-component system sensor histidine kinase NtrB gives MKPGFFDKLVDRLDHLDKGSLQTYFLRLAREKGLMETIFQALEEGIIVLDPKAQISYANRAAEQFLGFKLDDAQGTKIERYLKDIHWDLVLDLDEYEWSQLVRREIEITYPKHRFMEFYVVPLRAVDEKEEGAVVIFRDVTRERESTADSIESERLHALSLLAAGVAHEIGNPLNSINIHLQLLDREIGYLEDATAKAELKELVDVSRKEVGRLDTIIRQFLKALRPSLPERMPHKLQELIKETLGVMKHEIKDRRMLVETDFADDVPAVAVDETQVKQVFFNVVKNALQAMSDGGILKIETYLSDRFVGVVVEDNGSGIDPEKLGAIYEPYHTTKAEGTGLGMMIVQRIMRDHGGEIEINSEPGHGTRMTLRFPREDARLNLLEAPEQE, from the coding sequence ATGAAACCGGGATTCTTTGATAAATTGGTTGATCGTTTGGATCATCTGGACAAGGGGAGCCTGCAAACCTATTTCCTCCGTCTGGCGCGGGAAAAGGGGCTGATGGAAACCATTTTCCAGGCGTTGGAGGAGGGGATCATCGTGCTCGATCCCAAGGCGCAGATTTCGTATGCCAACCGGGCGGCGGAGCAGTTTCTGGGCTTTAAGCTCGACGATGCGCAGGGTACGAAGATCGAGCGCTACCTGAAGGATATCCACTGGGACCTGGTGCTCGACCTCGATGAATATGAATGGAGCCAGCTGGTTCGGCGCGAGATCGAGATTACCTACCCGAAACATCGCTTCATGGAATTCTATGTCGTCCCGCTCCGGGCGGTCGATGAGAAGGAAGAGGGGGCGGTGGTGATCTTCCGCGATGTGACCCGCGAGCGCGAAAGCACGGCCGATTCGATCGAGTCGGAGCGGTTGCATGCGCTGAGCCTGCTGGCGGCGGGCGTTGCGCACGAGATCGGCAATCCGCTCAACTCCATCAACATCCATTTGCAACTGCTCGACCGCGAGATCGGATATCTCGAGGACGCGACCGCCAAAGCCGAGTTGAAGGAGCTGGTTGATGTTTCGCGGAAGGAAGTGGGGCGGCTCGACACCATCATTCGCCAATTCCTCAAGGCGTTGCGTCCATCGCTCCCGGAGCGGATGCCGCACAAGTTGCAGGAGCTCATCAAAGAGACGCTGGGCGTGATGAAGCACGAAATCAAGGATCGGCGCATGCTGGTCGAGACCGATTTTGCGGATGACGTTCCTGCGGTTGCCGTCGATGAAACCCAGGTGAAGCAGGTGTTTTTCAATGTCGTCAAAAACGCGTTGCAGGCGATGTCCGATGGCGGCATCCTCAAGATCGAAACCTACCTTTCCGATCGGTTTGTCGGCGTGGTGGTGGAGGACAACGGCAGCGGGATCGATCCGGAAAAGCTGGGCGCGATCTACGAACCCTACCACACCACCAAGGCCGAGGGCACCGGGCTGGGCATGATGATTGTCCAGCGCATCATGCGCGACCACGGCGGCGAGATCGAAATCAATTCCGAACCCGGCCACGGAACCCGGATGACGCTTCGCTTCCCGCGCGAGGACGCGCGGTTGAATTTGCTGGAAGCTCCGGAGCAGGAATGA